DNA sequence from the Roseofilum reptotaenium CS-1145 genome:
GTCTGGAGGAGTTGATGAACTTCTGTTTCTGTCAGATACATCAGCAATCCTTCCATAATCCAAACCGTGGGGTTTTCGGGTTGATATCCTTGCTCTAATAATAGGGCTTTCCAGGGTTGGGTGAGGTCAGCGGCGATCGCCTGGCGGTTAACCTGAGGTTCGATATGCTGAAAATAGCTCTCTTTTGCCTCAATGACTTCAGCTTGATCGAGTTCATAGAGGGTTGTCTTATCCGGTAAAGGAAGACGAAAGGCACGCGCATCCATTCCTGCACCGAGGATCACAATTTGAGTTAGAGGAGGGACATAAGAGGCGATCAAATCGTCGAGAAACCGAGCGCGGACGGCAACATATTGACGATCGATCAGTTGTAGTTGTTCATCTTTGAATGCGATCGCTTCTGGGGTGACAAATTGTTGGGCATAGGGATCATCAAAGAGGCGATCTGGGCGATCGCTTTCTGCCGCTCGAATAGCAGCCATTACTCGTGCAGTAAAAGGAACAAAAGGAGTTCCTTTATTGGATTCAGAAGTCATTCATCGATCGCTCCACTACGGTACTGGATTTAGGATTGAGTTAACGGTTAAGTTGAGTTCTGGAAAGTTCGGAGAAGGGAGTACGTCATTATTTTTAAATGTACCTAGCTCTCTATAGGTTTTGTTAGTCAGTTCTAAAATTAAGATCGTTTGAGTTTGGGGGTCAACAATCCAGTATTCAGGAATGCCACAATCTTGATATTGACTTCTTTTGGCAATGTAGTCTCTTTCTCTTTGGATGTCACCAGGACTGACCACTTCAACCACTAATAGAGGGGGAGACATCGAAAGACGGAGAGTATTGCGTTTGGAGAGTTGTTGAATATGTTCTTCTCTAATAATCGTTAAATCGGGATAGCGGTTTTTGGGTTCTCCTCTGACTTCTAGTTCTAGTCCATGTCCTCGGACTCTACGATATCCAACTAATGATGAAAATTGAATCAGTAGAAATGTGGCAATTTCAAAGTTGAAACCAGATTCTGGAGGCATTTCTACCAGTTCTCCGTTGAAGAGTTCATAGAGTTTATCGGAGTTTTCATCGTAGCTGAGGTAGTCTTCAAAGGTTTCAAATCGGGGGGGAGTCGTTAGCATAGATTTACAGCGCTTCGCGCTAGGAAATAGGGGGTGGAAGGACTAGGGATTTTAACTATCTAAGGATATAAAATTTCTTGGGGAATCACTTCCGGATCGAGAGTGATACTTGTCCAGATCACTCGAATGGTTGGATTTCCCCCTTGATTAATCCATTCAACTTTTATTGGGTATTTTTCTCCTCTTTGCAAAGCAATTTTAGGAACAGGATTATGCAAATCAGAGGAATCAAATACTAATTGATTATCAATCCATATTTTACCAGAATCTTGAGGTTTTTTCAAGTACAGATGAAATTGATGATCTTCGCTAAATCTGGCTTGCACCTCACCTTCCCACACCATCTTAAAATTATCGGGGGCAACCCCAGAAATTGGGGAATTGCTATAGTAGGGTTCGATGTCAATTTTGGGAAAATTAAACTCGCCAATAGCTGAGTTTCCCTGGATATCTTGATAGAGCGTTCCCGTTAATCCAGTTCCAGATAATTCCAGCATTTTCACGGGTTCATCTAACTTAAACTTACCCGTTAATTGTTTGATTTTATCCCATCCCAGAGTTTCATAAACAGGTAGACCTCCCGGTTGCGGACCAATCCAAAAACGACGACTATCAGCAAATTCCATTAAGGCAAATCCTTGAAAATCCTGATGATTAGAAGCTTGATAAACGGAATCAGGATAATCATCTAAGGTTCGTTGGTCTAAGAGAGGGCCAATATATAATCCATCTTCAGTATAAACGGCGGCCGGAGTATAGTCTTGATCGACGACAATTACCGTATTATCAGGGCCAGAGCGCACATGCATGGGATAATAAAGTTTGCCGCTATTTTTTTCCCGATGATCGAAGACTTTACGGGAAATCAGACCTAAGAGTTCTTGATTGTCATTCCATTTAATCAGACGATTGACGCGGTTTTGGCTACTGGGCCAGCGTCCTCCTAAGCTTTCATGAACGGTGAGATGGGATTGACTGACGAGATAGATATTGCCATTGGCATCTCTCTCTAATTCTCTTGCCCAATAGAAATTATTGACTGATTCAGGAATGGGAGGGCCGGGTTCGATATTTTGCAGATTATAAAAGGGGATTTTGGGATCGTTTCCAAGCCATTCGGCTACCGGTACTGTATACCAAGCGAAGGGGGGATCGGAGCTGCCAAAGTTTTGGTTGGGTAAATAATAGTTAAATTGGTCATCCCAAACGCCTTCACCGGCAAAATTCCAGCGAAAATCTTGGGGATAGAATAGGAATTCTTCGGGTTCCATGATGCCATTTTGATTGCGATCGCCCCAAGAAAAGCTTCTCGGTGCTTGACGATAGTCCTGAAACCCTTGCCCCCTCACCGCTTCCACCCAAGGCGCAGGAAAACCGTCTTCTCCAGATCCCCTCCACAGGTCACTATTGGGGTTGTGAACTACCGTTGTGGTTAAGGAAACGGGCCATAATTTCCCTTGCTGGCGATCGACTCTTAAAATAGCCGGTCTTTTGGTGGCGAATAAATAAAGTTCATCTTGCCAATAAACCGGTTGCCAACGGGAGCCGATCGCCCGATTTTCGACAAATAATTTATCCCCCGGTTCGGCAAAGGAATAGACCTCTAACACCTCCCAGGTTCCTTGGTCTACATTCAACCGTAATTTGACTACCTCTGGAGCATGACCGGTTAACCAAATAATGCTGGGATCTTTAGGGTCAACTGTCGGCACTAAATAATAACTTAATCCCCCAAACCAAGTATTTAAAACCAAGCCATCTGCACTGCGAATATGGGAGGTTTGCCGAGGATAAGTTCCCGGCTCTGTCGTATAAAATCCACCCTTTTGATCCGCCGTCACATCCGCCAGATCCCCGAACAATTCCTGTTGATAAACCCCAAAAGGTCGCCGCGCTCCGCCATACTCCTGTACCTTGCGAAACTCGCGGTCATAGCGCCAAACCTGAGACCCTTGGCTAGTTTCATTCAGATATAACTCCCCAGTGATATGGTCGAGATCTAGGGCAACCACACCCTGTAACCCGGTGATTTTGGTCTCTTGGATGTTCTGCACCGGATCGATAAAGATGACCTGACCTTGGGTATGAACTAGAATAGAACCCTGGCGATCGCCGCTTACTGCCGTAACTGCATTTACCCCTTCTAACCCCTTCACCGTCGCCAACACTCTCGTCGGATTCTCAACATCAAGCCAACGGATTTCCCCTAATTCTGGCAAAACGACAACTAAATTATTACCCTCAAGATCGATATCGCTAACCTGAATTCCGCCCTCCGTAATTTGCCAGCCTCCCACCGGTTTTCCAGTGTCCGCTGTTACTACTCTAATCCAATGAGTTTCCGTGTCTCCTGCTCCCTCATCCTTAAGCAAATATACCTTACCCCCTGCGGCTGCTAACCGTTTCAGACGGCCGCCCTGATAATACTGTTCTTTAGTCCAGATTTGCTCTTGACCATCAGGGGAATGCTTCACCACCATAGGCGGAACTTCCGTCAGCCTTGCACCAAAGTAAACCCCAGAATCATCTACTGCCACCGTTCCCACCCCGGTATGATCTCCTGGCCATAAATGATACGGCTCTGAAGGCGGATTGACCCCGATATGGGTAATATAGCGGGAGGTAAATCCCGGATGACTTACCCGTTTCCAAGTATACTCACCCGCAGGAGCAGGATTCCCTTCCCCATCTAAACCATCCCACCTCACCTGATGAGTCCCCATTTCATAGGGTTCACCCCTTAACACTTCCCTGACCAAAACCCCTTGATCATTAAAAATACCTAAAGAGACCCGGCTTTTTTCCGTGAGCGTAAATTCTAGAGTGCGTCCAGAGGGAATAACCGCTGGCGTGATTAACGGTTCAGCCGTTTGTGAGGTTTGACACCCAGAAAGGACTGTTCCTGTGGTTAATCCTAGAATGAGTAAGGGGAGATACAGCGCTTTGCGCTGTAAAGTAATAAGTAATAAGTAAATCATTCTTGTTTTTAAAGTAGCGCTTTTCCAGACTTACCAACTCCAGCGCTGAGTAAGGAGAATTAGAGAACACCATTTATGGAATACTCAAGGAAAGCACAAAACTGGATTTATCCTATTGCCTATTCCCCACTCCCCATTACTGCGCAAAGTATTTAATCTTAAGTCCGCAATTGTTTCCAGAGTTGACGAATTAGACCAATGGTTAATCCCGGCATTTCTAACTGGGGGGTAAGTCCCACATTTTCTAGAGTTATAAACCGCTTCACATATTCTGGATTTAAACCCGCTAGGCGTTGACCAATTTCTGGGCCAGTAAATTGGGATTTTTTACCCCACAAAATAGCGGTTGGAGTTGTTAAACGGGGCATGTATTTTGCTAAATCAAAACATAAATCGCCCCGAACAAAGGAGAGTGCAGCATATTCGGCATTGGGTTGTGTAGCGGATTCTAGATAGGCTTCGATAATTTCTGAGTAGATGCGATCGCTTTGGGCAAATTGGCGATTTTGCAGAAAAGAGGCAATTCCAGCTTCCGTGGCGATCGCTGTGCTATAAACGAATTTATCCAAAACAGGAAATTTAATCAACTGGGCAAATAAACTGGCGCTATAATCTTGACCAAAATCTGATAATCCAGCCGGAGTGGTTAAAATTAAAGACTGAAATAACTGGGGATAGTCAATTGCCACCCGAATCACTAACGCTGCGGTTAACGAAGAGGCAATCACCGTGCAGGGTTCCTCACAGGTGAGTTCTAAAAATTCCCGAATGGTGGTCAGATAATCCTCAATTTGATAGTTGCGCTCTGGATGATCGGAACAACCCCAGCCGATTAAATCGGGAGCGAGGGTATAATACTCGGCAGCAAATGCGGGATAAACCTGAGACCACTCATAGGCCGATGACCCTCCTCCAAACCCATGTAAAAATACTAATTTGGGTTGTAATTTCACCTGAGAATCCCAGAAGGACTCGCTGGGGTGGTAGTAGACCATGCGGCCTAAGCTAGTTACCACGGAGTTTTGTTCAAAACCAGGAGGGATAATCATGTAGGCCTTGCTCTGTTCTCAACGATTCCGCTCCCATTGTAATCAATTTTAGAATTAACCTACCCTAAATCATCATTAAATTGTTAATTAGTAATTATTAATTATCCCGGCAATACCGTTGAGTCACTTGGTGACGATAGGTAAACATATCCTCGAGTCGGTCAATCACAAAGCTACCGAACAGAAATTCTGCGATCTCTCCCCCAAATAATTCTAAGCGAATCGTATCCGTTAACCGGGTTTGATTGCCTTCGCCGGTGAACTCATGGCGATGCACCCAACTCTGACAAGGGCCTTCGATTTGGCGATCGACAAAATATTCATAGGGCACACAATCGGTATGACGGGCGAACCATTTGATCGGGATTAATCCCAATTGAATTTCAAACTCTGTAATAGCTCCCGCTCCTAAGCCGCCCTCTCTGCGCAACACTTTCACTGGTTGCCAAGGAGGAGTTAACACATTTAAAATATCAGCCCGCTCATGAAATTTCCAGACCCTTTCGACTGGTGCATCAATTAAGATGG
Encoded proteins:
- a CDS encoding SAM-dependent methyltransferase, producing MTSESNKGTPFVPFTARVMAAIRAAESDRPDRLFDDPYAQQFVTPEAIAFKDEQLQLIDRQYVAVRARFLDDLIASYVPPLTQIVILGAGMDARAFRLPLPDKTTLYELDQAEVIEAKESYFQHIEPQVNRQAIAADLTQPWKALLLEQGYQPENPTVWIMEGLLMYLTETEVHQLLQTLSDLSAPESILGCDMLGKAGIDYAPYRGYFKSGFDNPIALFSSYGWQASITESSNCSVSLGRPPFEPTPGVPVEGRARFFSATKLP
- a CDS encoding SRPBCC family protein, with protein sequence MLNFEKSILIDAPVERVWKFHERADILNVLTPPWQPVKVLRREGGLGAGAITEFEIQLGLIPIKWFARHTDCVPYEYFVDRQIEGPCQSWVHRHEFTGEGNQTRLTDTIRLELFGGEIAEFLFGSFVIDRLEDMFTYRHQVTQRYCRDN
- a CDS encoding Uma2 family endonuclease, which gives rise to MLTTPPRFETFEDYLSYDENSDKLYELFNGELVEMPPESGFNFEIATFLLIQFSSLVGYRRVRGHGLELEVRGEPKNRYPDLTIIREEHIQQLSKRNTLRLSMSPPLLVVEVVSPGDIQRERDYIAKRSQYQDCGIPEYWIVDPQTQTILILELTNKTYRELGTFKNNDVLPSPNFPELNLTVNSILNPVP
- a CDS encoding PA14 domain-containing protein, with the translated sequence MIYLLLITLQRKALYLPLLILGLTTGTVLSGCQTSQTAEPLITPAVIPSGRTLEFTLTEKSRVSLGIFNDQGVLVREVLRGEPYEMGTHQVRWDGLDGEGNPAPAGEYTWKRVSHPGFTSRYITHIGVNPPSEPYHLWPGDHTGVGTVAVDDSGVYFGARLTEVPPMVVKHSPDGQEQIWTKEQYYQGGRLKRLAAAGGKVYLLKDEGAGDTETHWIRVVTADTGKPVGGWQITEGGIQVSDIDLEGNNLVVVLPELGEIRWLDVENPTRVLATVKGLEGVNAVTAVSGDRQGSILVHTQGQVIFIDPVQNIQETKITGLQGVVALDLDHITGELYLNETSQGSQVWRYDREFRKVQEYGGARRPFGVYQQELFGDLADVTADQKGGFYTTEPGTYPRQTSHIRSADGLVLNTWFGGLSYYLVPTVDPKDPSIIWLTGHAPEVVKLRLNVDQGTWEVLEVYSFAEPGDKLFVENRAIGSRWQPVYWQDELYLFATKRPAILRVDRQQGKLWPVSLTTTVVHNPNSDLWRGSGEDGFPAPWVEAVRGQGFQDYRQAPRSFSWGDRNQNGIMEPEEFLFYPQDFRWNFAGEGVWDDQFNYYLPNQNFGSSDPPFAWYTVPVAEWLGNDPKIPFYNLQNIEPGPPIPESVNNFYWARELERDANGNIYLVSQSHLTVHESLGGRWPSSQNRVNRLIKWNDNQELLGLISRKVFDHREKNSGKLYYPMHVRSGPDNTVIVVDQDYTPAAVYTEDGLYIGPLLDQRTLDDYPDSVYQASNHQDFQGFALMEFADSRRFWIGPQPGGLPVYETLGWDKIKQLTGKFKLDEPVKMLELSGTGLTGTLYQDIQGNSAIGEFNFPKIDIEPYYSNSPISGVAPDNFKMVWEGEVQARFSEDHQFHLYLKKPQDSGKIWIDNQLVFDSSDLHNPVPKIALQRGEKYPIKVEWINQGGNPTIRVIWTSITLDPEVIPQEILYP
- a CDS encoding alpha/beta fold hydrolase gives rise to the protein MIIPPGFEQNSVVTSLGRMVYYHPSESFWDSQVKLQPKLVFLHGFGGGSSAYEWSQVYPAFAAEYYTLAPDLIGWGCSDHPERNYQIEDYLTTIREFLELTCEEPCTVIASSLTAALVIRVAIDYPQLFQSLILTTPAGLSDFGQDYSASLFAQLIKFPVLDKFVYSTAIATEAGIASFLQNRQFAQSDRIYSEIIEAYLESATQPNAEYAALSFVRGDLCFDLAKYMPRLTTPTAILWGKKSQFTGPEIGQRLAGLNPEYVKRFITLENVGLTPQLEMPGLTIGLIRQLWKQLRT